The nucleotide sequence CTCGAGCTCGAGAGCGAGAAGATACTGATACGGAGATTCGAAAGGATTCTCTCGCCCGCTCCGGTTGAGGACCGATCCGAAGCCGGCGACACGGCCGTTACGCTCCTCGATGACGCTTTGCGTCTCCTTTGTCGACTTTCCGGTCGTCACGACGTCCTCGATGATCAGGCAGCGAGCGTTCCCGGAAATGTCGAAACCGCGACGGAGCATCATCTCTCCGTCTTTTCTCTCGGTGAAGATCATCGGGATTCCGAGCGCTCGCGAAACTGTCTGGCCGATGACGAGGCCGCCGAGAGCGGGCGCGACGATCAGTTCGGGGTTGATCGATGCAAGCTTCGCGGCGAGTCCTTCGCCGAGAGCGTCGGCGTCGCGCGGGTGCGAGAGCAGGCGCGCGCACTGGACGTATCGGTTGCTGTGGAGTCCGGACGAGAGGCGGAAGTGGCCGGAGAGAAGCGCTCCCCGGTTCTCGAGCATCGTCCGGACGGTCTCGGGGCTGATCTCGTTCATTCGGTGGTGGCTGTGGTGGGAATGTTCTCGATGGCGTTTCGGAGGGCGTGCCAGGCCAGGGTTGCGCATTTTGTCCGCGTCGGAAAGTCGCGCACACCCTTGAAGACCGCGAGCTTGGATGTCGCCGCTTCGTCGCTGTCGCCCTTGACGAGGTCGACAAACCCGCTTGCGATCTCGAGCGCCTCGCGCGCGGGCTTTCCCTTTAGGGTTTCGGTCATCACCGAGGCGGAGGACTTCGAGATCGCGCAACCCGATCCCTCGAATCCGATCTGCTCGATCTCGTCGTTCTCGATGTCGAGGTAGATCGTGTAATGGTCACCGCAAAGAGGGTTGTAGCCTTCCGCCTCGCGGTTCGTCCCCTCGGGGCGCCCGAAGTTCCTCGGCTTGCGATTGTGATCGAGGATGAGCTGCTGATACAGCTCTCTCATTGGGTCCATGAATCGTCTCCGTCAGCGGAAGATCGAGATGGCGCGCTCGATGGCACGCACCAGCGCATCGATTTCCGCCCGCGTATTGTAGAAGGCGAGCGAAGCGCGTGCCGTCGCGGGGACTCCGAAACGCTCCATGACCGGCTGCGTGCAGTGGTGCCCTGTCCTGATCGCGACCCCCTCTTCGTCGACGATCGTGCCGAGATCGTGGGGATGGATGTCGTCGAGAACGAAGGAGATGACGCTCGCCTTGTCACCCGCCTGGCCGATGATCCGGAGCCCTTCGATCTTCTCCAGCTCCGCCGTGCCGTATTCGAGGAGATCGTGCTCGTGCGCTCCGATCGCTTCGTATCCGAGCGCCCCGATGTAATCGATTGCCGCCGACAGCCCTGCGACGCCCTCGATATTCGGGGTCCCCGCCTCGAACCTCGCCGGCGGCTGCGCCCAGGTCGAGCCCTCGAAGCGAACCGATTCGATCATGTCGCCGCCACCCTGCCACGGACTCATCGCGGCGAGATGCTCGGCCTTTCCATACGCGACCCCGATCCCCGTCGGCCCGAACATCTTGTGCCCGGAGAAAACGTAGAAGTCGCAGTCGAGATCCTGAACGTCGACCGGAAGATGCGGAACCGCCTGAGCGCCGTCGATCACGACCGGGACTCCGGCCGCCTTCGCCCTCGCGATCATCTCTCGGACTGGATTCACCGTCCCGAGCGAGTTCGAAACGTGAACGAACGACGCGATCTTCGTTCGTTCGGTCAGGAGCGAGTCGAGCTCTCCGAGGATGAGCTCTCCGAGGTCATTGACGGGGACGATGTGGAGTTTGGCGCCGGTTCGCTGGCAGAGGAGCTGCCACGGAACGATGTTCGAATGATGTTCGATCGCGGTGATGAGAATCTCGTCGCCCTCGCGCAGGCGAGGGGCCGCGAAGCTGTTCGCGACCAGATTGATCCCTTCGGTGCATCCTTTGACGAAGACGACCTCTCTCTCCGTGCCTGCGTTGATGAATCGTGCGACCTTCTTCCGTCCCTCCTCGTACATCGAGGTTGCGATCTGACTCAGCTGATGAACTCCGCGGTGAACGTTTGCGTTCTGTTCTTCATAGTAGTGAACGATCGCATCGATCACCTGTCGAGGTTTCTGGGTGGTCGCGGCGTTGTCGAGATAGACGAGTGGATGCCCCTTCACCATCGTCGAGAGGATCGGGAAGTCGGCACGAATTGCCTCCAGGTCGAGATGCGGCGTGACGGACGGGTTCGCGGTCACTGGCCCGCCCTCTCCGTGAGAATCGATTCGATTCGTTCGCGGATTGCACTCGAGGCGATCAGATCGACGACCTCCGAAGCAAACCCCCGCGTCAGAATCTCGCGGGCGCGTTCTTCGGAAATGCCTCGGGACCGAATGTAGAAGATCGAATCCTCATCGAGCCGCCCGATCGTCGAGCCGTGCCGGCACTTGACGTCGTCGGCGTAGATCTCGAGCTGCGGGGTGCTGTTTGCGA is from Acidobacteriota bacterium and encodes:
- a CDS encoding SUF system NifU family Fe-S cluster assembly protein, which produces MDPMRELYQQLILDHNRKPRNFGRPEGTNREAEGYNPLCGDHYTIYLDIENDEIEQIGFEGSGCAISKSSASVMTETLKGKPAREALEIASGFVDLVKGDSDEAATSKLAVFKGVRDFPTRTKCATLAWHALRNAIENIPTTATTE
- the pyrE gene encoding orotate phosphoribosyltransferase; this translates as MNEISPETVRTMLENRGALLSGHFRLSSGLHSNRYVQCARLLSHPRDADALGEGLAAKLASINPELIVAPALGGLVIGQTVSRALGIPMIFTERKDGEMMLRRGFDISGNARCLIIEDVVTTGKSTKETQSVIEERNGRVAGFGSVLNRSGRENPFESPYQYLLALELESWEEKDCPMCGEGVPIDSPGSRFGGSR
- a CDS encoding cysteine desulfurase, producing the protein MVKGHPLVYLDNAATTQKPRQVIDAIVHYYEEQNANVHRGVHQLSQIATSMYEEGRKKVARFINAGTEREVVFVKGCTEGINLVANSFAAPRLREGDEILITAIEHHSNIVPWQLLCQRTGAKLHIVPVNDLGELILGELDSLLTERTKIASFVHVSNSLGTVNPVREMIARAKAAGVPVVIDGAQAVPHLPVDVQDLDCDFYVFSGHKMFGPTGIGVAYGKAEHLAAMSPWQGGGDMIESVRFEGSTWAQPPARFEAGTPNIEGVAGLSAAIDYIGALGYEAIGAHEHDLLEYGTAELEKIEGLRIIGQAGDKASVISFVLDDIHPHDLGTIVDEEGVAIRTGHHCTQPVMERFGVPATARASLAFYNTRAEIDALVRAIERAISIFR